Proteins encoded within one genomic window of [Enterobacter] lignolyticus SCF1:
- a CDS encoding IS1 family transposase — MRKWTNSGGYVGAKSRLRWLFYAYDRIRRTVVAHVFGERTMATLEHLLSLLSAFEVVVWMTGGWPLYESHLKGKLHVISKRYTQRIERHNLVLRQHLARLSRKSLSFSKSMELHDKVIGHYLNIKHYQ; from the coding sequence GTGCGGAAGTGGACGAACAGTGGGGGCTACGTCGGCGCTAAATCACGCCTGCGCTGGCTGTTTTACGCGTATGATAGGATACGCAGAACGGTTGTGGCCCACGTCTTTGGTGAACGTACGATGGCCACACTGGAGCATCTTCTGAGCCTGTTGTCAGCGTTTGAAGTTGTGGTATGGATGACGGGCGGCTGGCCGCTGTATGAATCCCACCTGAAGGGAAAGCTGCACGTCATCAGCAAGCGGTATACGCAGCGTATTGAGCGGCATAACCTGGTTCTGAGGCAGCATCTGGCCAGGCTGAGCAGGAAGTCGTTGTCGTTCTCAAAGTCGATGGAACTGCATGACAAAGTCATCGGTCATTATCTGAACATAAAACACTATCAGTAA
- a CDS encoding AMP nucleosidase, with protein sequence MNTKGAGLTPEQALDQLEALYNQSVAALREAIGRYINDNTLPDSEARAHGLFVYPALSVSWDGEAHSALKTRAWGRFTHSGCYTTTVTQPALFRHYLLEQLTSLYQDYGAHIVVERSQHEIPYPYVIDGSTLTLDRSMSAGLTRHFPTTELSQIGDETADGLFHGTEYYPLSHFDARRVDFSLARLRHYTGTPVEHFQPFVLFTNYTRYVDEFVRWGCSQILDPDSPYIALSCAGGVWITADTEAPETVISDLAWKKHQMPAWHLITKDGQGITLINIGVGPANAKNICDHLAVLRPDVWLMIGHCGGLRESQTIGDYVLAHAYLRDDHVLDAVLPPDIPIPSIAEVQRALYDATKQVSGMPGEEVKQRLRTGTVVTTDDRNWELRYSASALRFNLSRAVAIDMESATIAAQGYRFRVPYGTLLCVSDKPLHGEIKLPGQANRFYEGAISEHLQIGIRAIDLLRAEGDRLHSRKLRTFNEPPFR encoded by the coding sequence ATGAACACGAAGGGTGCCGGTCTGACCCCTGAACAGGCGCTGGACCAACTGGAAGCGCTGTATAACCAATCGGTCGCCGCGCTGCGCGAAGCCATTGGTCGCTATATCAACGACAACACCCTCCCCGATAGTGAAGCCCGCGCACACGGGCTTTTTGTTTACCCGGCGCTGTCGGTCTCCTGGGATGGCGAAGCGCACAGCGCGCTGAAAACCCGCGCCTGGGGCCGCTTCACTCACTCCGGCTGCTACACCACCACCGTCACCCAGCCCGCGCTGTTTCGTCATTATCTGCTGGAGCAGCTCACCTCGCTGTACCAGGACTACGGCGCGCACATCGTGGTGGAGCGCTCGCAGCATGAAATTCCCTATCCGTACGTGATCGATGGCTCAACCCTGACGCTTGACCGCTCGATGAGCGCCGGACTGACCCGCCACTTTCCGACGACCGAGCTGTCGCAGATCGGCGATGAGACGGCGGACGGGCTTTTCCACGGCACCGAGTACTACCCGCTATCGCACTTTGACGCCCGTCGCGTGGATTTTTCCCTCGCCCGCCTGCGCCACTACACCGGCACGCCGGTCGAGCACTTTCAGCCGTTCGTGCTGTTCACCAACTACACCCGCTATGTCGATGAGTTCGTGCGCTGGGGCTGCAGCCAGATCCTCGACCCGGACAGCCCCTACATCGCGCTCTCCTGCGCCGGCGGCGTGTGGATCACCGCCGATACCGAAGCGCCGGAAACCGTCATCTCCGACCTGGCGTGGAAAAAACACCAGATGCCCGCCTGGCATCTGATCACCAAAGACGGCCAGGGCATTACGCTGATTAATATCGGCGTCGGCCCGGCGAATGCCAAAAATATCTGCGACCACCTGGCGGTACTGCGTCCGGACGTCTGGCTGATGATCGGCCACTGCGGCGGCCTGCGCGAAAGCCAGACCATCGGCGATTATGTGCTGGCCCACGCCTACCTGCGCGACGACCATGTGCTCGACGCCGTCCTGCCGCCGGATATCCCGATTCCAAGCATCGCCGAGGTGCAGCGCGCGCTGTATGACGCCACCAAACAGGTGAGCGGTATGCCGGGCGAAGAGGTCAAGCAGCGCCTGCGCACCGGCACCGTGGTCACCACCGACGATCGCAACTGGGAGCTGCGCTACTCCGCCTCCGCCCTGCGCTTCAACTTAAGCCGCGCGGTGGCCATCGATATGGAAAGCGCCACCATCGCCGCCCAGGGCTACCGCTTCCGCGTCCCCTACGGCACCCTGCTGTGCGTGTCCGATAAACCGCTGCACGGCGAGATAAAGCTGCCGGGCCAGGCAAACCGTTTTTACGAAGGCGCCATCTCCGAACACCTGCAGATCGGCATTCGGGCGATTGACCTGCTGCGCGCCGAGGGCGACAGGCTGCATTCGCGCAAACTGCGTACCTTCAACGAACCTCCGTTCCGTTAA
- a CDS encoding APC family permease: MATNTSLNFSARPGKPQLRKSLKLWQVVVMGLAYLTPMTVFDTFGIVSGVSNGHVPASYLLALAGVLFTAISYGKLVRQFPQAGSAYTYAQKAINPHVGFMVGWSSLLDYLFLPMINVLLAKIYLSALFPGVAPWVWVVMFVAILTAANLKSVNLVANFNALFVLVQVAIIVVFIFLVVQGLHKGEGVGTIWSLQPFISQNAHLIPIITGATIVCFSFLGFDAVTTLSEETPDAARTIPKAIFLTALYGGFIFIAASFFMQLFFPDISRFKDPDAALPEIALYVGGKLFQSIFLCTTFVNTLASGLASHASVSRLLYVMGRDNVFPEKYFGYVHPKWRTPALNVIMVGIVALSALFFDLVTATALINFGALVAFTFVNLSVFNHFWRREGRNKTWQEKLHYLVLPLVGAATVAVLWVNLEVTSLTLGLVWAGVGLVYLAYLTGRFRKPPPQFEAAKAEQAWE, encoded by the coding sequence ATGGCGACTAATACTTCTCTGAATTTCTCTGCCCGCCCGGGCAAGCCGCAGCTGCGTAAATCCCTTAAGCTCTGGCAGGTGGTGGTGATGGGCCTGGCCTATCTCACGCCGATGACGGTGTTTGATACCTTCGGGATTGTTTCCGGCGTCAGCAACGGTCACGTTCCTGCTTCCTATCTGCTGGCGCTGGCGGGGGTGCTGTTTACCGCCATCAGCTACGGCAAGCTGGTGCGCCAGTTTCCGCAGGCCGGTTCGGCCTATACCTATGCGCAAAAAGCGATAAACCCCCACGTTGGCTTTATGGTCGGCTGGTCGTCGCTGCTCGACTACCTGTTCCTGCCGATGATTAACGTGCTGCTGGCGAAGATCTACCTCTCCGCGCTGTTCCCGGGCGTGGCGCCATGGGTGTGGGTGGTGATGTTTGTCGCAATTCTCACCGCCGCAAACCTGAAAAGCGTCAACCTGGTGGCGAACTTCAACGCGCTGTTCGTACTGGTGCAGGTGGCGATCATCGTGGTGTTCATTTTCCTGGTGGTGCAGGGGCTGCACAAGGGCGAAGGGGTGGGGACGATATGGTCGCTACAGCCGTTTATCAGCCAGAACGCGCACCTGATCCCCATCATCACCGGGGCGACCATCGTCTGCTTCTCGTTTCTCGGGTTTGACGCGGTCACCACGCTCTCCGAAGAGACGCCGGATGCGGCGCGGACTATCCCGAAAGCGATTTTCCTTACCGCTCTGTACGGCGGGTTTATCTTCATCGCCGCGTCGTTCTTTATGCAGCTGTTTTTCCCGGATATCAGCCGCTTTAAGGACCCGGATGCGGCGCTGCCGGAGATTGCCCTGTACGTCGGCGGCAAGCTGTTCCAGTCTATCTTCCTGTGCACCACCTTTGTGAACACGCTGGCCTCGGGTCTGGCGTCGCACGCCAGCGTTTCCCGCCTGCTGTACGTGATGGGGCGCGATAACGTCTTCCCGGAGAAGTACTTCGGCTATGTGCATCCGAAGTGGCGGACGCCGGCGCTGAACGTCATCATGGTGGGGATCGTGGCGCTGTCGGCGCTGTTCTTCGACCTGGTCACCGCCACCGCGCTTATCAACTTTGGCGCGCTGGTGGCGTTCACCTTCGTCAACCTGTCGGTGTTTAACCACTTCTGGCGTCGCGAAGGGCGGAATAAAACCTGGCAGGAGAAGCTGCACTACCTGGTGCTGCCGCTGGTTGGCGCGGCGACCGTGGCGGTGCTGTGGGTAAACCTTGAGGTGACGTCGCTGACGCTGGGGCTGGTGTGGGCCGGGGTTGGTCTGGTCTATCTTGCTTACCTCACCGGGCGTTTTCGTAAACCGCCGCCGCAGTTTGAGGCTGCAAAGGCCGAGCAGGCCTGGGAGTGA
- a CDS encoding glutamine synthetase family protein yields the protein METNIVEVENFVQQSEERRSSAFAREVTQYLERYPNTQYVDVLLTDLNGCFRGKRIPVTGLRKVEKGCYFPASVFAMDILGNVVEEAGLGQELGEPDRTCVPVPGTLTPSAADPEFIGQMMLTMLDEDGAPFDVEPRNVLNRLWQKLRQRGLFPVVAVELEFYLLDRQRDSEGYLQPPCAPGTDDRNMQSQVYSVDNLNHFADVLTDIDDLARLQMIPADGAVAEASPGQFEINLYHTDNVLDACDDALALKRLVRLVAEKHKMHATFMAKPYEEHAGSGMHIHISIMNNRGKNVLADVDGEDSALLKRALAGMIDLMPASMALLAPNVNSYRRFQPGMYVPTQASWGHNNRTVALRIPCGDRDNHRVEYRVAGADANPYLVMATILAGILHGLDNDLPLQEEVEGNGLEQDGLPFPIRQSDALWEFAQNDALRELLGERFSHVYHACKNDELIQFERLITDTEIEWMLKNA from the coding sequence ATGGAAACCAATATCGTAGAAGTTGAGAACTTTGTTCAGCAGTCCGAAGAGAGACGAAGTAGCGCGTTTGCGCGCGAAGTGACGCAGTATCTGGAACGTTACCCGAACACGCAGTATGTCGATGTGCTGTTAACGGACCTCAACGGCTGCTTTCGCGGCAAACGCATTCCGGTCACCGGGCTGCGTAAAGTAGAGAAGGGGTGCTACTTCCCGGCATCGGTATTCGCGATGGACATTCTGGGCAACGTTGTTGAAGAGGCGGGGTTAGGCCAGGAGCTCGGCGAACCGGATCGCACCTGCGTACCGGTGCCCGGCACCTTAACCCCGTCGGCAGCCGATCCGGAATTTATCGGCCAGATGATGCTGACCATGCTTGATGAAGATGGCGCTCCCTTTGACGTTGAGCCGCGGAACGTGCTTAACCGGCTCTGGCAGAAACTGCGCCAGCGCGGCCTGTTCCCCGTGGTAGCGGTAGAGCTGGAGTTCTATTTACTCGATCGTCAGCGTGATTCAGAGGGCTATCTCCAGCCGCCGTGCGCCCCGGGCACCGACGATCGCAACATGCAAAGCCAGGTTTACTCCGTTGATAACCTTAACCACTTTGCCGATGTGCTGACCGATATCGACGATCTGGCGCGTCTGCAGATGATCCCCGCCGACGGCGCGGTGGCTGAAGCCTCCCCCGGCCAGTTTGAAATCAACCTTTATCACACCGATAACGTGCTCGACGCCTGCGACGATGCGCTGGCGCTGAAACGTCTGGTGCGACTGGTGGCCGAGAAACACAAAATGCACGCCACCTTTATGGCCAAGCCGTATGAAGAGCATGCGGGTAGCGGGATGCACATTCATATCAGCATCATGAATAACAGAGGCAAGAACGTGCTGGCCGATGTCGACGGCGAAGATTCGGCGCTGCTGAAGCGCGCGCTGGCGGGGATGATCGACCTGATGCCGGCCTCAATGGCGCTGCTGGCGCCGAACGTGAACTCGTATCGCCGCTTCCAGCCGGGGATGTACGTCCCGACCCAGGCCTCCTGGGGGCACAACAACCGCACCGTCGCGCTGCGTATTCCGTGCGGCGATCGCGACAACCACCGCGTGGAGTACCGCGTGGCGGGCGCTGATGCGAACCCGTATCTGGTGATGGCGACCATCCTTGCCGGGATCCTCCACGGGCTGGATAACGATCTGCCGCTGCAGGAAGAGGTTGAAGGCAACGGGCTGGAGCAGGACGGGCTGCCGTTCCCGATCCGCCAGAGCGACGCCCTGTGGGAATTTGCGCAGAACGACGCCCTGCGCGAGCTGTTGGGCGAACGTTTCAGCCACGTTTACCACGCCTGCAAGAACGATGAGCTTATCCAGTTTGAACGTCTTATCACCGATACCGAAATTGAGTGGATGTTGAAAAACGCCTGA
- the nac gene encoding nitrogen assimilation transcriptional regulator NAC encodes MNLRRLKYFVKIVDIGSLTQAAEVLHIAQPALSQQVATLEGELDQQLLIRTKRGVTPTEAGKILYTHARTILRQCEQAQLAVNSIGQTLRGQVAIGLAPGTSTSSLTMPLLQAVRNELPEVQVYLHENSGSVLNDKLLKGQLDMAVLYERSPVAGITSQPLLKEDLWLVGTCDCPGQSVDLLAVSEMNLLLPCDYSAVRARVDEAFSLRRLTAKIIGEIDSISTLTAAIASGMGVTVLPESAARSLCQAANGWMARIATPSMHLPLALNMSARGGLSPQAQAVKEILLSLVSRPSLENRELQLVS; translated from the coding sequence ATGAACTTAAGACGGCTGAAGTACTTCGTAAAAATCGTCGATATCGGCAGCCTGACCCAGGCCGCGGAAGTCCTGCATATCGCGCAGCCGGCGCTGAGCCAACAGGTGGCGACGCTTGAGGGGGAGCTGGATCAGCAGCTGCTGATTCGCACCAAGCGCGGCGTCACGCCGACGGAGGCGGGCAAAATACTCTATACCCACGCGCGAACCATTTTGCGTCAGTGCGAACAGGCGCAGCTGGCGGTGAACAGCATCGGGCAGACGCTGCGCGGCCAGGTGGCGATTGGCCTGGCGCCCGGTACCTCGACGTCGTCGCTGACCATGCCGCTGCTGCAGGCGGTGCGCAACGAGCTGCCGGAAGTGCAGGTTTATCTGCACGAAAACAGCGGTTCGGTCCTCAACGACAAGCTGCTGAAAGGGCAGCTGGATATGGCGGTACTGTATGAGCGCTCGCCGGTGGCCGGGATCACCAGCCAGCCGCTGCTGAAAGAGGATCTCTGGCTGGTGGGCACCTGTGATTGCCCGGGGCAGAGCGTCGATCTGCTGGCGGTATCGGAAATGAACCTGCTGCTGCCGTGCGACTACAGCGCGGTGCGCGCCCGGGTGGACGAGGCGTTTTCGCTGCGTCGTCTGACGGCGAAAATCATTGGCGAGATTGACTCCATCTCTACGCTCACGGCGGCCATTGCCAGCGGGATGGGGGTGACGGTACTGCCGGAGTCGGCGGCGCGCTCGCTGTGCCAGGCGGCAAACGGCTGGATGGCGCGGATCGCCACGCCGTCGATGCATCTGCCGCTGGCGCTGAACATGTCGGCGCGCGGCGGGCTGTCGCCGCAGGCGCAGGCGGTAAAAGAGATCCTGCTGTCGCTGGTGAGCCGTCCGTCGCTGGAGAATCGAGAGCTGCAGCTGGTCAGCTAG
- a CDS encoding aminopeptidase P family protein, translating to MTTTTPLSALRSLLLADGLDGMIVPRADAWQSEYAAPYDDKLAWLTGFTGSAGLALVLREKALIFVDGRYQVQVREEVDLSAWEIHHLHNEPLDAWLADNLPAGSRIGFEPMLMVNSQYEALSATHCALAPMTDDPLNALWHDRPAAPRGPVREMPLDVAGESSAEKRARIAALLAKKGADYLAITQPDNIAWLLNVRGADIAMSPVPLSFALLSHTGEVEWFIDRQKTADLSDALLSTLTLLPQEALLSRVAQLAPGKRILLDADSAPVALRFAAEQHGGSVLWSADPITFIKAKKNDVELEGYRDSHRNDGAAWVNFLAWLAHEVPARLAAGNPLTELEAQAKQLTFRQQQKNFIEQSFGTISAAAGNAAMCHYHSSEATNTAITSASFYLNDSGGQYHNGTTDATRTLAFAPLDPKRRLHYTAVLKGFLSLITLQFPSGTCGHQIDAFARRALWELGLDFDHGTGHGVGHQLLIHEAPQRIAKKVNPWPLEAGNIITIEPGYYLGGEYGIRIENQVEIVESAPGFCRFASLTLIPIDLSQVEMHLLSEQEKQWLDDYHQRVRDTLSPQVSSDARPWLFAATAPVRKQMG from the coding sequence ATGACCACCACAACACCGCTTTCCGCTTTACGTAGCCTGCTGCTGGCCGATGGCCTCGACGGTATGATCGTGCCGCGCGCCGACGCCTGGCAGAGCGAATATGCCGCGCCGTACGATGACAAACTGGCCTGGCTCACCGGCTTTACCGGCTCCGCCGGGCTGGCGCTGGTACTGCGCGAAAAGGCGCTGATCTTCGTTGACGGCCGCTATCAGGTCCAGGTACGCGAGGAGGTGGATCTCAGCGCCTGGGAGATCCACCATCTGCATAACGAGCCGCTGGATGCCTGGCTTGCGGATAACCTGCCCGCAGGCAGCCGCATCGGCTTTGAGCCGATGCTGATGGTCAACAGCCAGTATGAAGCGCTTAGCGCCACCCACTGCGCGCTGGCGCCGATGACCGACGACCCGCTCAACGCCCTGTGGCATGACCGCCCTGCCGCGCCGCGCGGGCCCGTTCGCGAAATGCCGCTGGATGTCGCCGGGGAAAGCAGCGCCGAAAAACGGGCGCGCATCGCCGCGCTGCTGGCGAAAAAAGGCGCTGATTACCTGGCCATCACCCAGCCGGACAATATCGCCTGGCTGCTGAACGTTCGCGGCGCCGATATCGCCATGAGCCCGGTGCCGCTCTCCTTCGCCCTGCTGAGCCACACCGGCGAGGTGGAGTGGTTTATCGATCGCCAGAAAACGGCGGATCTCTCCGACGCCCTGCTCTCCACGCTCACCCTGCTGCCGCAGGAGGCGCTGCTCTCCCGCGTCGCCCAGCTGGCGCCGGGTAAACGTATTTTGCTGGATGCCGACAGCGCGCCGGTGGCGCTGCGCTTCGCCGCCGAGCAGCACGGCGGCAGCGTCCTGTGGAGCGCCGATCCCATTACCTTTATTAAGGCCAAAAAGAACGACGTCGAGCTGGAGGGATACCGCGACAGCCACCGCAACGACGGTGCAGCGTGGGTGAATTTCCTCGCCTGGCTGGCGCATGAGGTCCCGGCACGGCTGGCGGCGGGCAATCCGCTGACCGAACTGGAGGCGCAGGCAAAACAGCTGACCTTCCGCCAGCAGCAGAAAAACTTTATCGAGCAGAGCTTCGGCACTATTTCCGCAGCAGCGGGAAACGCGGCGATGTGCCACTATCACAGCAGCGAGGCGACCAATACCGCCATCACCAGCGCCAGCTTCTATCTGAACGATTCCGGCGGCCAGTACCATAACGGCACCACCGACGCTACTCGCACGCTGGCCTTCGCCCCGCTCGATCCAAAGCGTCGCCTGCACTACACCGCGGTACTCAAAGGCTTCCTGTCGCTTATCACGCTGCAGTTCCCGAGCGGTACCTGCGGCCATCAGATTGACGCTTTCGCCCGTCGCGCGCTGTGGGAGCTGGGGCTGGATTTCGACCACGGCACCGGACACGGCGTCGGCCACCAGCTGCTTATCCACGAAGCGCCGCAGCGCATCGCCAAAAAGGTGAACCCGTGGCCGCTGGAGGCGGGCAATATCATCACTATCGAGCCGGGGTATTACCTCGGCGGCGAGTACGGCATCCGCATTGAGAACCAGGTGGAGATCGTCGAGTCCGCGCCGGGCTTTTGCCGCTTTGCGTCGCTGACGCTGATCCCCATCGACCTCAGCCAGGTGGAAATGCACCTGCTGAGCGAGCAGGAAAAACAGTGGCTGGATGACTACCACCAGCGGGTGCGCGATACCCTGTCACCGCAGGTGAGCAGCGATGCGCGTCCGTGGCTGTTCGCCGCCACGGCGCCGGTTCGAAAGCAAATGGGTTAA
- a CDS encoding porin — MKTKIIALLVSSLLMSATAGAAEIYNKDGNKLDLYGFVDGLHYFSSDSSKNGDMSYMRFGFKGQTQINDNLTGFGRWEYQVQGNQTESSTSSNAWTRYAYAGLRFYGNNSFDYGRNTGILYDAESYTDMQPEFDGSSYSNDNFVFKRANGLATYRTTDFFGLVDGLKFAAQYQGENGGDSRNVLTQNGDGYGSSLSYDTDIGVSIAGAFFNSNRLDTQNNAAGIMGNGKKAEGYTGAIKYNANNLYLAAMYTQAYNAIKFGSTSSTAYGYANESESVELYAGYTFENGLVPFVAYNQTRGNDLGTDKKGNTYDAQDLVKFVDFGFTYNFNKNMQTYVDYKVNLLNDNTFTKNAKISTDNIAAVAIKYMW; from the coding sequence ATGAAAACAAAAATTATTGCACTGTTAGTGTCTTCCCTACTGATGTCTGCCACCGCCGGGGCGGCAGAAATTTATAACAAAGATGGCAATAAGCTGGATTTATATGGCTTTGTTGATGGTCTGCACTACTTTTCGTCCGATAGCAGTAAAAATGGCGATATGAGCTATATGCGTTTTGGATTTAAAGGCCAGACGCAAATCAATGATAACTTAACCGGTTTTGGCCGTTGGGAATATCAGGTTCAGGGTAACCAGACGGAGAGCTCAACATCAAGTAACGCCTGGACCCGTTATGCCTATGCGGGACTGAGATTTTACGGCAATAACTCATTCGACTATGGCCGAAACACGGGCATTCTTTATGATGCGGAATCCTATACGGATATGCAGCCTGAGTTCGATGGTTCTTCTTACAGCAATGATAACTTCGTGTTCAAACGCGCCAATGGTCTTGCGACGTATCGCACCACCGATTTCTTCGGCCTGGTGGATGGTCTGAAGTTCGCGGCGCAATATCAGGGAGAGAATGGCGGGGATAGCCGTAACGTGCTCACCCAGAACGGCGATGGCTATGGCTCTTCGCTGAGCTACGATACGGATATCGGCGTGAGTATTGCGGGGGCATTCTTTAATTCCAACCGGCTTGATACGCAGAACAATGCCGCAGGTATTATGGGCAACGGCAAGAAAGCGGAAGGTTATACTGGCGCCATCAAATATAACGCCAACAACCTCTATCTGGCCGCCATGTACACCCAGGCCTACAACGCCATCAAGTTTGGTTCAACGAGCAGCACGGCGTATGGTTACGCCAACGAGTCTGAGTCCGTTGAGCTGTATGCGGGATATACCTTTGAGAATGGTCTGGTGCCGTTTGTTGCCTATAACCAGACCCGCGGTAATGACCTGGGGACTGATAAAAAGGGCAATACATACGACGCCCAGGATCTGGTGAAGTTTGTTGACTTTGGTTTCACCTACAACTTTAACAAAAACATGCAGACCTATGTGGATTACAAAGTGAATCTGCTCAATGACAACACCTTTACCAAAAACGCTAAGATCTCGACTGACAATATAGCCGCAGTCGCTATCAAGTATATGTGGTAA
- a CDS encoding IS1-like element transposase — translation MASVSVCCPSCFATEGVMRNGKSIPGHQRYLCSHCRKTWQLQFTYTASQPGTHQKIIDMAMNGVGCRASARVMGVGFNTIFRHLKNSGRSQ, via the coding sequence GTGGCTTCCGTCTCCGTCTGCTGTCCCTCCTGCTTTGCTACTGAAGGCGTGATGCGCAACGGTAAAAGTATTCCCGGGCATCAGCGCTATCTCTGTTCTCACTGTCGTAAAACATGGCAGCTACAGTTCACTTACACCGCCTCTCAGCCCGGTACACACCAGAAAATCATTGATATGGCCATGAATGGGGTCGGATGTCGAGCCAGTGCTCGCGTTATGGGTGTTGGCTTCAACACGATTTTTCGCCATTTAAAAAACTCAGGCCGCAGTCAGTAA